In the Corallococcus soli genome, GGCCAGTGGAGCCAGACCCGTACTTGAACCGCCGCGCCGAGGAGCGCGTGGCGGCCCGGTTCGAGGTGCGTTTCGAGCAGGCGGAGGACGCGGCGCGCGCGCTGCGGGCGTACTCGCTCAATCTGTCCGCCGGTGGACTGTGCCTGCGCACGCGCAAGGCCTACGACGTGGGGTCGCAGGTGCGGCTGGCCATGGTGGTGGATGGCGAGGAGTTCCACCTCACCGGCGTCATCGCCTGGGTGCGCGACGAGGCGGAGGCCATCGGCGTGCGCTTCATCGACGTGAGCGAAGAGGACCACGAGCGCCTGCGCCGGGTCATCGCCAGCTTCAAGCGCTGAGGGCCCTGCTCGCGGCCCCCCACCGCTCCGGGAGCCCGGGGCGCCCGCGAATCGGGCGGCCCGCTCCGTGAGCAAGGGCAGGGCGCGAGGCCGTGACTAGCGCTGCGTCTCGCTCTCGGCGTGACGGAACACGCCGGAGTCGCCCTCGACGTAGCCGCACGCCTTGTAGAAGGCGCGCGTCTCGTCGGTGACGTTGAGCGGGGCGATGAGCTGGAGCTGCTTGACGCTCAGCACCTTGCCCCGCTGCGCCACCTGCGCGAGCAGCGCGCGGCCCACGCCCCGGCGTCGCCAGCCCTCGGACACGACGAGCTCGTCCACGGTGGCCACGCGCCCGCGCAGCCGCAGCTGTGGACGGTGGGAGAAGGACACCATGCCCACCGCGCGGTCCTGCGGGTCGCCGGCCACGAAGATTTCAATCTCCGGATGGCTGATGACCCAGTGCACGGTCTGCTGGTCGGTGCCCTGCGGGTAGCCCAGCTCGCGCAGGAGCAGCGCCATGACCTCGGCGTCGCCTCGACGCGCGCGGCGGATGCGGAAGGCGTTGGCGTCGGGGGCGGGGGTCATGGTGCGGACGATGGGCTGGGACAAGGCATCCGTGATTCTAACGACAGGGCCGTCGGACCTCCAAAGAGGAACGACGGCCCTTTGACGACTTCACGTACGAAAGCAGGGACGCCCGGTGTGGGCAGGCCCGCTCAGGGCTGTTCGCCGGCCAGTGAGCGGATGGCGGAGGTGATGTCCGCCTGCTGCGGCACCGACGCCATCTCCAGCGCGTCCGCCAGGCCGATGCCCGGGATGAACTTGCCGGCCACCAGCCGGGGCGGCGCGAGCAGCGAGTAGAACAACTCCTCCACCGTGCGCCGGACCAGGTGCTCGCCGAAGTTCGTGACCTCGGTGTCCTCGTTCACGAACAGGACGCGGCCCGTCTTCTGGACGGACGCCTTGATGAGCTCCCAGTCGTAGGGCCACAGCGAGCGCAGGTCGATGACCTCCACGCTGAAGCCGTCCTCCTTGAGCTGATCGGCGGCCTTCGCGCACAGGGGCAGGGTGCGGCCGTAGCTGACCACGGTGACCTGGGCGCCCTCGCGCACCACCTTGCCCTTGCCGATGGGCACGGAGAACGCCTCCAGCGTCGGCCACTGGGGCTTCCACTGCGAGCGGTCCCCCAGCGGCGCGTCGATGAGCTTCGACAGCGCGCGGTCGTCGTCGGGCTCGCCCGGGATGCGCTCGTCGCCCTTGACGCGCAGCAGCGCCTTGGGCTCCAGGAACATGACGGGGTTCGGGTCCTGGCACGCGGAGATGAGCAGCCCGTATGCGTCCAGCGGCGTGGAGGGCATCACCACCTTCCAGCCGGGGATGTGGGTCATCGTCGCGTCGAAGGAATGCGAGTGGTACATGGACCCGCGGATGCCGCTGCCCACCGGCGTGCGCACCACCATGGGCAGGTTCCAGTCACCGTTCGTCGCCCAGTGCGTGTTGCCCGCGATCTTCAGCAGGTCGATGGTGTTGTAGATGTAGTCGCAGAACTGGATCTCCGCGACCGGGCGGTTGCCCGCCATCGCCAGGCCCATGGCCGCGCCGATGATGCCGCGCTCGTCCAGGGGGCTGTTCCACGCCGTCTTCAGGCCCTGCGTGCAGGTGAAGACGCCGCCCAGCGGGGCGCCCACGTCCTCGCCGAAGATGTCGGTGACGCCCAGGTTCTCCTCGGCGTAGTGAAGGGCCATGCGGATGGCCTGTGCCATGTTCGCCATGGTTATTTCTTCTCCGCGTAGATGTGGTCCCAGATGCTGTCGCCAGAGGGTTGCGGTTCATCCCGCACGGTGCGCGCCGCCGCCGCCAGCTCCTCGCTGTAGCGGTTGCGCACCTCCTCCATCTGCTCCCGGCTGAGGACGCCTTCCTGCTCCAGGCGGGCCTCGAACAGGCGCAGGCAGTCCTGCTCCTCGTTGACGAAGTTCGCGCCGGACGCGGACGAGTGCCCGTACAGGCGCGACACCCGCGCTTCGA is a window encoding:
- a CDS encoding TIGR02266 family protein; amino-acid sequence: MNTKLDGPVEPDPYLNRRAEERVAARFEVRFEQAEDAARALRAYSLNLSAGGLCLRTRKAYDVGSQVRLAMVVDGEEFHLTGVIAWVRDEAEAIGVRFIDVSEEDHERLRRVIASFKR
- a CDS encoding GNAT family N-acetyltransferase; the encoded protein is MSQPIVRTMTPAPDANAFRIRRARRGDAEVMALLLRELGYPQGTDQQTVHWVISHPEIEIFVAGDPQDRAVGMVSFSHRPQLRLRGRVATVDELVVSEGWRRRGVGRALLAQVAQRGKVLSVKQLQLIAPLNVTDETRAFYKACGYVEGDSGVFRHAESETQR
- a CDS encoding alpha-ketoacid dehydrogenase subunit beta — protein: MANMAQAIRMALHYAEENLGVTDIFGEDVGAPLGGVFTCTQGLKTAWNSPLDERGIIGAAMGLAMAGNRPVAEIQFCDYIYNTIDLLKIAGNTHWATNGDWNLPMVVRTPVGSGIRGSMYHSHSFDATMTHIPGWKVVMPSTPLDAYGLLISACQDPNPVMFLEPKALLRVKGDERIPGEPDDDRALSKLIDAPLGDRSQWKPQWPTLEAFSVPIGKGKVVREGAQVTVVSYGRTLPLCAKAADQLKEDGFSVEVIDLRSLWPYDWELIKASVQKTGRVLFVNEDTEVTNFGEHLVRRTVEELFYSLLAPPRLVAGKFIPGIGLADALEMASVPQQADITSAIRSLAGEQP